One window of Paenibacillus sp. FSL K6-3182 genomic DNA carries:
- a CDS encoding sugar transferase, with amino-acid sequence MLYISFGKRSLDLTLSLIGLLLLSPLMIIIIIFIKLDSKGPIVFKQRRIGVNKKEFEILKFRTMKIETPTNTPTHLLKNTDYYITNVGRILRKSSLDELPQIVNILKGDMSIVGPRPALWNQSDLIEERDKVGANDILPGLTGWAQINGRDELPINIKSKLDGNYSKNIRFSFDIKIIFLTLFKVLKSDGVREGVSNAK; translated from the coding sequence ATGCTTTACATAAGCTTTGGTAAAAGATCTCTTGATTTAACACTATCGTTAATTGGTTTATTACTTCTTTCGCCTTTGATGATCATTATTATTATTTTTATTAAGTTAGATTCTAAAGGGCCTATTGTTTTTAAACAACGTAGAATAGGTGTGAATAAGAAGGAATTTGAAATTTTAAAATTCCGTACGATGAAAATTGAAACGCCTACAAATACCCCAACTCATTTACTGAAAAATACTGATTACTATATCACAAATGTTGGTCGCATATTACGCAAATCAAGTCTTGATGAACTACCACAGATTGTGAATATCTTAAAAGGAGATATGAGTATTGTTGGACCGCGACCTGCACTCTGGAATCAAAGTGATTTAATAGAAGAAAGAGATAAAGTTGGAGCTAATGATATACTTCCAGGTTTGACAGGGTGGGCACAAATAAATGGAAGAGATGAATTACCGATCAATATAAAATCGAAATTAGATGGTAATTACTCAAAAAACATTAGATTTTCATTCGATATCAAGATTATTTTTCTGACTCTCTTTAAAGTGTTAAAATCTGATGGTGTTCGTGAAGGAGTTTCAAATGCTAAATAG
- a CDS encoding glycosyltransferase family 2 protein has protein sequence MNKKVSVIIPTYRRQASLSKAITSLLNQSYGNLEIIVIDDNGFNDYNLSVYDLITNLQKNNDNIVYIKNEINKGSAESRNIGIRAATGDFITFLDDDDIYKPDKVKLQLEYMLLHNLDVCFTDLILKNENDQIVDIRTRENISSFDKVSLIKYHLMFHITGTDTLMYRQEILKGIGGFDPIDVGDEFYLMMKTIQSGAKIGYLPGSEVIAYVHNNQGGLSTGETKIIGENALFSFKKKYFDTLSAKEIRYIKYRHYAVLAFANYKRKKYLLIFVYSAISFIISPLSLMRNVKDVCKLFLRRNEKR, from the coding sequence ATGAACAAGAAAGTCAGTGTAATAATACCTACATATAGACGTCAAGCCTCACTTAGCAAAGCAATAACTTCGTTGCTCAACCAATCTTATGGCAATTTAGAAATAATAGTAATTGATGATAACGGCTTTAACGATTATAATCTATCGGTTTATGATTTAATAACTAACTTGCAAAAAAACAATGATAATATTGTTTATATTAAGAATGAGATTAATAAAGGTTCTGCAGAAAGTAGAAATATCGGTATCAGGGCTGCTACAGGTGACTTTATCACGTTCTTGGATGATGATGATATTTATAAACCTGATAAAGTGAAATTACAATTGGAGTATATGTTATTACATAATTTAGATGTTTGCTTTACAGATCTAATATTAAAAAATGAGAATGATCAAATTGTTGATATTAGGACCAGAGAAAATATTAGCTCTTTTGATAAGGTATCTTTGATTAAGTATCACTTAATGTTCCATATTACTGGAACAGATACATTAATGTATAGACAAGAAATTTTGAAGGGAATAGGTGGTTTCGACCCTATAGATGTAGGGGATGAATTTTATCTAATGATGAAAACCATACAGAGTGGCGCGAAAATAGGCTATTTACCAGGCAGCGAAGTAATTGCATATGTTCACAATAATCAAGGTGGTTTGTCGACCGGAGAAACTAAGATAATCGGAGAGAACGCATTATTCAGTTTTAAAAAAAAATATTTTGATACATTATCAGCGAAAGAAATTAGATATATTAAATATAGGCATTATGCAGTATTGGCGTTTGCTAACTATAAAAGAAAAAAATATTTATTAATATTTGTGTATAGTGCTATCTCTTTTATAATCTCTCCTCTGTCTTTGATGAGGAACGTAAAAGATGTTTGCAAATTATTTTTACGTAGAAATGAAAAAAGGTGA
- a CDS encoding glycosyltransferase family A protein: MNQKNLDFVTSMNIKTNATIINQCDNYNYIESEQKESILKMFSFNERGVGRSRNNALMRANADICLLSDDDVIYNDDYINLIENAFVEYPQADVIVFNVPSTNLNRPTANILKNKRINYFSFMRYGAVNIAFRREKIQKANIYFSLLFGGGARYSAGEDSMFLYDCLKKGLCIYSNTSIIAYVNQDDSTWFNGYNEKYFFDKGVFFSALSRKASSLLVIQFAIRKYKAYRKDISFFNACKFMLQGIKHFNEK; this comes from the coding sequence ATGAATCAAAAGAATTTAGATTTTGTGACTAGTATGAATATAAAAACAAATGCAACAATAATAAATCAATGTGACAATTATAATTATATTGAGTCAGAACAAAAAGAAAGTATATTGAAAATGTTCTCATTTAATGAGAGAGGTGTAGGTAGAAGTAGAAATAACGCTCTAATGAGAGCGAATGCTGATATCTGTTTACTTTCTGATGATGACGTTATATATAATGACGATTATATTAATTTAATTGAAAATGCATTTGTGGAATATCCTCAAGCAGATGTTATCGTGTTTAATGTTCCTAGTACGAATCTTAATAGACCGACAGCTAATATTTTGAAGAATAAAAGAATTAATTATTTTAGTTTTATGAGGTATGGTGCTGTAAACATAGCTTTTAGAAGAGAAAAGATACAAAAGGCAAATATATATTTCTCACTATTATTTGGTGGTGGGGCTCGCTATAGCGCTGGAGAAGATAGTATGTTTTTATATGATTGTCTTAAAAAAGGTCTTTGTATTTATTCAAACACATCAATTATAGCTTATGTAAATCAAGATGATTCAACATGGTTTAACGGATATAATGAGAAGTACTTTTTTGATAAAGGAGTATTCTTTTCAGCACTATCGAGAAAAGCATCTTCTCTATTAGTAATTCAATTTGCGATTAGAAAATATAAAGCATATAGAAAAGATATATCATTTTTTAATGCTTGTAAATTTATGCTCCAAGGAATAAAGCACTTTAATGAAAAATAA
- a CDS encoding CDP-glycerol glycerophosphotransferase family protein has translation MKLLRKASKIHITDLLSLFILLLAYPIGKIIKLVYNDVWLISERPNDARDNGYHLFKYLRENHSNRKVYYAINTMSSDYEKVKSYKNIIEFSSFKHYIYYFAASKNISTQIGSGEPNDKLCLNLEILGIVRNKKIFLQHGIIKDVINFALYKNCKVQLFICGAKPEFDFVSENFGYPEGSVKYLGLCRFDSLQSFKNNKRQILLMPTWRQWLNNIDEKFIESNFFEKYSELINNRALIKFLAEHEITLFFYLHDNLQKYSSLFQSTSEYIKIAHKANYDIQTLIKESALLVTDYSSVFFDFAYMRKPTIYYQFDIAEYRKGHYKEGYFVYEKDSFGPICYDCDQFVIELTKLYENKFNLSEIYLQKIDLYFPLYDSENCKRTFEAIDKL, from the coding sequence ATGAAATTATTAAGAAAAGCTTCGAAAATTCATATAACTGACCTACTTTCCTTGTTTATATTATTGTTAGCATATCCAATTGGTAAAATAATAAAATTAGTTTATAATGATGTTTGGTTAATATCAGAGAGACCTAATGATGCGAGAGACAATGGATATCATTTATTTAAATACTTACGTGAAAATCACTCGAATAGAAAAGTTTATTATGCCATTAATACAATGTCTAGTGACTATGAAAAAGTTAAATCATATAAGAATATAATTGAGTTTAGTAGCTTTAAACATTACATATATTATTTTGCAGCAAGCAAAAATATTAGCACTCAAATAGGATCAGGCGAGCCGAATGATAAACTATGTTTAAACTTAGAAATATTGGGAATTGTGAGGAATAAAAAAATTTTTTTGCAGCATGGTATTATTAAAGATGTAATTAACTTTGCACTGTACAAAAATTGTAAAGTGCAACTTTTCATCTGTGGTGCAAAGCCAGAATTCGATTTTGTTTCGGAAAATTTCGGATATCCAGAAGGATCAGTGAAATATTTAGGGCTCTGCAGATTCGATAGCTTACAAAGTTTCAAAAATAATAAAAGGCAAATATTATTAATGCCAACATGGAGGCAATGGCTGAATAATATTGATGAAAAGTTTATAGAATCAAATTTTTTTGAAAAATATAGTGAACTTATTAATAACAGAGCTCTTATTAAATTTCTTGCTGAGCATGAAATTACATTATTTTTTTATTTACACGATAACTTACAAAAATATTCTTCTTTATTTCAATCAACTAGCGAATATATAAAAATAGCTCATAAAGCAAACTATGATATTCAGACTCTAATAAAAGAATCTGCATTATTAGTTACAGATTATTCAAGTGTGTTCTTTGATTTTGCCTATATGAGGAAACCAACAATATATTATCAATTTGATATTGCAGAATATAGAAAAGGTCATTACAAAGAAGGATATTTTGTATATGAGAAAGATTCATTCGGACCTATTTGTTATGATTGTGATCAATTTGTTATAGAATTGACCAAGTTATATGAAAATAAATTTAATTTAAGTGAAATATACTTACAAAAAATTGATTTATATTTCCCTTTGTATGATAGCGAAAATTGCAAGAGAACATTTGAGGCGATAGATAAGTTATAG
- a CDS encoding oligosaccharide flippase family protein, whose product MRTSYSIKNLSITLIGQIVAMGIAFPARFVFVKFLGTEYLGINGLFTNIVSVLSFVELGIGSAIIFSLYKPIAENNSYQIKALMNFYKMAYQVIGIVVLVLGLLLLPFLDLIVQDSALQYNLYIIYLLFLLNSVISYFYAYKRSIIIANQKNYIVNSIRYISLISLNVIQMVILITTKNFILFLIVQICLTIIENLIVSRVANKLYPFLKHSCNTKLDVNDKKGIYKNVRALMYHKFGSTVKLSTDSIVISTFIGINWVGLYSNYYLITNAINSILNQVFNSITASVGNLIVSENENNKYRVFENIYFANFWIGGISAICIFQLLNPFVTLWLGKNYLLSENIVLLISITFFVTVMRNSVLTFKNAGGLFTQDKFKPIIEAILNLVLSIYLAGKFGISGVLMGSLLSTVFTSFWIEPYIVYKYIFKKTVTAYFIKYIKYVGILIISTMVSVRFSNLNIQSELYLFLYKLFISLIIPNLIFYFLFKRTIEYIYFSKLISSFINKFKKVIKK is encoded by the coding sequence ATGCGAACATCATATTCTATTAAAAACTTATCTATAACTTTGATTGGTCAGATTGTGGCTATGGGGATTGCTTTTCCTGCCAGATTCGTATTTGTAAAATTTCTTGGAACTGAATACCTTGGAATTAATGGTCTTTTCACTAATATTGTTTCAGTGTTATCTTTTGTGGAATTAGGTATTGGAAGTGCAATTATTTTCAGTTTATATAAACCTATTGCAGAAAATAATAGTTACCAAATAAAAGCATTAATGAATTTTTACAAAATGGCATACCAAGTAATTGGTATTGTTGTTTTAGTACTCGGATTGTTATTATTGCCATTTCTAGATTTAATAGTCCAGGATTCAGCATTACAGTATAACCTATACATTATCTACTTACTATTTCTTCTTAATTCGGTTATCTCTTATTTTTATGCATATAAGCGTTCTATTATTATCGCAAATCAAAAAAACTACATCGTTAATAGCATACGTTATATATCCTTAATTTCTCTTAATGTTATTCAAATGGTAATACTTATAACAACTAAAAATTTCATTCTATTTTTAATTGTACAAATTTGTCTTACGATTATTGAGAATCTAATTGTATCTAGAGTAGCTAATAAGTTGTATCCTTTTCTTAAACATTCTTGTAACACGAAATTAGATGTTAATGATAAAAAAGGAATTTATAAAAATGTTCGTGCATTAATGTATCATAAATTTGGAAGCACTGTAAAGCTAAGTACTGATAGCATTGTTATATCTACATTTATCGGTATTAATTGGGTTGGTTTGTATTCAAATTATTATTTAATTACTAATGCAATAAATTCAATATTAAATCAAGTGTTTAATTCAATCACTGCAAGCGTCGGCAATCTAATAGTTAGTGAAAATGAAAATAATAAGTATAGAGTTTTTGAAAATATTTACTTTGCAAATTTCTGGATAGGTGGTATTTCAGCAATTTGTATATTTCAGCTTTTGAATCCCTTCGTTACACTATGGTTAGGAAAAAATTATCTATTGTCCGAGAATATAGTATTGTTAATTTCAATCACTTTTTTTGTTACTGTAATGAGGAATTCTGTACTAACTTTTAAAAATGCAGGTGGTCTATTTACACAAGATAAATTCAAACCAATTATTGAAGCAATCTTGAATCTGGTGTTGTCAATATATTTAGCAGGGAAGTTTGGGATCTCCGGTGTATTGATGGGTTCTCTTTTAAGCACCGTATTTACAAGTTTTTGGATTGAACCATATATTGTATATAAATATATATTCAAAAAGACTGTAACAGCATATTTCATCAAATATATTAAATATGTTGGAATATTAATTATTTCAACTATGGTTTCAGTCAGGTTTTCAAATTTAAATATACAATCGGAGCTCTATCTATTTTTGTATAAATTATTTATATCTTTAATTATTCCGAATTTAATCTTTTATTTTTTATTTAAAAGAACAATAGAATATATATATTTTTCAAAATTAATATCGTCCTTTATTAATAAATTTAAAAAGGTGATTAAGAAATGA
- a CDS encoding glycosyltransferase family 4 protein produces MKKLVFLVKNIYNQAGDTRAVLLVANQLMKTGLYKIDILSLFKTNEIPLFSIDNKITVHNLFDSPFNLKKNYFKVLRAFDGFIKKNEIDIVFIEAIGFNCFTFPILKKYKEIKTIAVEHASYFDGGKILGMAWFGRIIACKFTDCVVVLTKKDKLDYCNNMGKIKRIEQIYNPLDPELKKMEYSETSKKIISCGRLVEVKGYDLLLEVASKVFKKHPTWQWHIYGDGPERKRLENRIAELNLEENVTLKGEVNNIYDLYNDYSIYGLTSRSESFGLVLLEALKVGIPVVSFNCNNGPSEIIKDKENGYLIPFNDLDAMSQKICYLIENASLRKEFSNNTEKYLNEFNIRNVTDQWENIINTI; encoded by the coding sequence ATGAAAAAATTAGTTTTTTTAGTTAAAAATATTTACAACCAAGCTGGAGATACAAGAGCAGTACTGCTAGTAGCTAATCAGTTAATGAAAACAGGGTTATACAAGATTGATATATTATCATTATTCAAAACAAATGAAATTCCTTTATTTTCTATTGATAATAAAATTACAGTACACAACTTATTCGATAGTCCATTCAACTTGAAAAAAAACTATTTTAAAGTTCTGCGCGCATTTGATGGGTTTATTAAGAAAAATGAAATTGATATAGTTTTTATTGAAGCGATTGGATTTAATTGTTTTACATTTCCCATTCTTAAAAAATATAAAGAAATAAAAACAATAGCTGTAGAACATGCAAGTTACTTTGACGGTGGGAAAATATTAGGTATGGCATGGTTCGGCAGAATTATAGCATGCAAATTTACTGACTGTGTCGTGGTTTTAACTAAAAAAGACAAGCTAGATTATTGTAATAATATGGGCAAGATTAAAAGGATTGAACAGATATACAATCCTTTAGATCCAGAATTAAAAAAAATGGAATACAGTGAAACTTCAAAAAAAATAATATCTTGTGGTCGCCTTGTGGAAGTGAAAGGTTATGATCTTTTACTTGAAGTAGCAAGTAAGGTCTTTAAAAAACATCCAACATGGCAATGGCACATTTATGGTGATGGTCCAGAAAGAAAAAGGCTTGAAAATAGAATAGCAGAACTAAATTTAGAAGAAAATGTAACTTTAAAAGGGGAAGTAAATAATATTTATGATCTTTATAATGATTATTCGATTTATGGCTTAACTTCGCGGTCAGAGTCTTTTGGTTTGGTGCTTTTAGAAGCACTAAAGGTAGGTATACCAGTTGTTAGTTTTAATTGTAATAATGGGCCAAGTGAAATTATTAAAGATAAAGAGAATGGATACTTAATACCTTTTAATGACCTAGATGCTATGTCTCAAAAAATTTGTTACTTAATAGAAAACGCTTCCTTAAGAAAAGAATTTTCGAATAATACTGAAAAGTATCTTAATGAATTTAATATAAGAAATGTTACTGATCAATGGGAGAATATAATAAATACAATATGA
- the galU gene encoding UTP--glucose-1-phosphate uridylyltransferase GalU, with amino-acid sequence MKVRKAVIPAAGLGTRFLPATKAQPKEMLPIVDKPTLQYIIEEAVESGIEEVLIITGRNKKSIEDHFDKSIELELELEAKGKKMLLEEIREISDMINIHYIRQKEPKGLGHAIYCAKSFIGNEPFAVLLGDDIVYSKQPCLRQLIDIYDVYRTSVLGVQEVAISDVSKYGIVKGLHIENGVYKVQGLIEKPRIEDSPSNVAILGRYIINPSIFEILEDTEPGIGGEVQLTDALRVLSQKEAMYAYKFEGKRYDVGDKQGFLEATVEYALRREDLREAFLNYILEIASNEREAQLENSLLE; translated from the coding sequence ATGAAGGTAAGGAAGGCTGTTATTCCTGCTGCAGGTCTAGGTACCAGATTCTTACCTGCTACTAAGGCCCAACCAAAAGAGATGCTCCCTATTGTAGATAAACCTACGCTGCAGTACATAATTGAAGAGGCAGTAGAGTCGGGCATAGAAGAAGTTTTAATTATTACAGGTAGAAATAAAAAGTCGATTGAAGACCATTTTGATAAATCAATTGAATTAGAGTTAGAGTTGGAAGCAAAAGGTAAAAAAATGTTGTTGGAAGAAATAAGGGAAATCTCGGATATGATAAACATTCATTATATTCGTCAAAAAGAACCAAAAGGGCTAGGACATGCAATATATTGTGCAAAGAGTTTTATTGGTAATGAACCCTTTGCAGTACTGCTAGGGGACGATATTGTATACTCTAAACAGCCTTGTTTAAGGCAATTAATTGACATTTATGATGTTTATAGAACTTCGGTATTAGGTGTGCAAGAAGTAGCTATTTCTGATGTTAGTAAATACGGTATCGTAAAAGGACTGCACATAGAAAATGGTGTATACAAGGTACAGGGTTTAATAGAGAAACCGAGAATTGAAGACTCACCTTCGAATGTTGCAATATTAGGTAGATATATAATCAATCCTTCTATATTTGAAATCCTTGAGGATACTGAGCCCGGAATAGGTGGGGAGGTACAACTTACAGATGCATTAAGGGTACTTTCGCAAAAAGAAGCTATGTATGCTTATAAGTTTGAAGGAAAAAGATACGATGTTGGTGATAAGCAAGGTTTTTTGGAAGCGACTGTTGAGTATGCGCTTAGGAGAGAGGATTTAAGAGAAGCTTTCTTAAATTATATATTAGAGATAGCCTCTAATGAGCGGGAAGCTCAATTGGAAAATAGTTTACTTGAATGA